The nucleotide sequence GCCTTAACCTGAAAGGCTTTAATGACTGTCGTACCCTTGCCGTTGGAGCAAACACTTCCTGGCGGCGAATTGATCCATGGTGCCGAGGGCGGTTCCGTTGTCCGGCGTTCTGTTCTTCCTGGGGGCGTCCGCGTCCTGACCGAGGCGATGCCGGGCCAGCGATCGGCCACTATTGGATTCTGGGTGGCAGTCGGTTCCCGTGATGAGGCAGAAGGCCAGCACGGATCAACACACTTCCTTGAGCACCTGCTTTTCAAGGGCACCAAACGCCGCACTGCCTTGGAAATTGCCTCAGCGTTTGATGAAGTAGGCGGCGAGTCCAATGCTGCAACGGCAAAGGAAAGCACCTGCTACTTTGCCCGGGTACTGGACACCGATCTGCCCATGGCCATTGATGTCATCGCGGACATGATCACCGGAGCGGTCCTGGACCCTGCGGAGCTGGAACAGGAGCGCGACGTTATCCTCGAGGAAATCGCCATGGACAGCGATGACCCGACGGATGTGGCGCATGAGAAGTTTGTGGCCGCTGTCCTGGGTGACCACCCGTTGGCGCGCCCCATCGGCGGAACGCCCGAAGCCATCAAAGCCGTGGCCCGCGATTCCGTGTGGGAGCACTACCAGCGCTACTACCGGCCCGAAGAACTGGTCATCACCGCTGCAGGGGGACTGGACCACGACGTCGTCTGCGGGCTGGTCCTCGACGCCTTCACCGCCGCCGGGTGGAAGCTTGATTCCGACTCTGCTCCGGTGAACCGGCGGGGGACCGGCAGGGCAGTCATCACAGGGACGTCAGGGCTGCACGTGGTCAAGCGCCCCGTGGAACAGGCAAACATCATCATGGGCTGCCCCACGATCGTTGCCACCGATGACCGGCGCTTTGTCATGAGTGTTCTCAACGCCGTCCTCGGTGGAGGCATGTCCTCACGATTGTTCCAGGAGATCCGCGAAAAGCGCGGCTTGGTCTACTCGACGTACTCGTTCACTGCCGCCTACGCCGACGCCGGGTACTTCGGGATGTATGCCGGTTGCACGCCCTCCAAGGTCCGCCAGGTGGTGGAACTGCTGGGTGTGGAGCTGGACAAGCTGGCTGAGGATGGCATCACGGAGGACGAACTTCGGAAGGCTGTGGGCCAGCTCAGCGGCGGGATTGTTCTGGCGCTTGAGGATACAGGCTCCAGGATGTCCCGGTTGGGCCGGGCAGAGCTGGTGTCCGGCGAATTCCAGGACATCGACGAGACATTGGCCCGCATCCAGGCAGTCACCGTGGAAGAGGTCCGCGACCTTGCCCGCGAACTGGCCGGGGCTCCCCGCACCATCACCGTGGTTGGCCCCTTCGAGGAATCGGAAACCTTCGGTCTCTGACGCGGACCCTATCCGGGTCCGAAGTCTCTGGACGCAGCCGGCATCGGCAGGGCAGCATGATCACACAAGGTGATGCTGCCCCCGTGGACTTTGGAGACGAGATGGACCTGCCCGCAA is from Paenarthrobacter nicotinovorans and encodes:
- a CDS encoding M16 family metallopeptidase, which gives rise to MTVVPLPLEQTLPGGELIHGAEGGSVVRRSVLPGGVRVLTEAMPGQRSATIGFWVAVGSRDEAEGQHGSTHFLEHLLFKGTKRRTALEIASAFDEVGGESNAATAKESTCYFARVLDTDLPMAIDVIADMITGAVLDPAELEQERDVILEEIAMDSDDPTDVAHEKFVAAVLGDHPLARPIGGTPEAIKAVARDSVWEHYQRYYRPEELVITAAGGLDHDVVCGLVLDAFTAAGWKLDSDSAPVNRRGTGRAVITGTSGLHVVKRPVEQANIIMGCPTIVATDDRRFVMSVLNAVLGGGMSSRLFQEIREKRGLVYSTYSFTAAYADAGYFGMYAGCTPSKVRQVVELLGVELDKLAEDGITEDELRKAVGQLSGGIVLALEDTGSRMSRLGRAELVSGEFQDIDETLARIQAVTVEEVRDLARELAGAPRTITVVGPFEESETFGL